A single region of the Labeo rohita strain BAU-BD-2019 chromosome 3, IGBB_LRoh.1.0, whole genome shotgun sequence genome encodes:
- the pglyrp6 gene encoding peptidoglycan recognition protein 6 isoform X3, translating into MGWHVRLLLFVLVVFAAEATTTMHIRDFIKAVESIEAANPGLQMLDVVKGLRKVAGIETDLTKRYLGELSDAHNLAADPSVISYVSKVIKHRLSQVGKEEGVVLTIDGSNVALAPMLLGLQAGLQSNFQGLYPLTLTENLVASLLHHIKNEQSSIPFGTRGFWDNISSPKIYTHEDLPSLATDAIITGGMDGFILGSEAASSNVREQSLSDLLKSYYSHQPDATGLNASPRLISQNRRKNFKQLVSFSLMKSQLVQALTVRRNLNESERKRLDDVVNEGFDKFVHVYATCPSIKTRSQWGAAAFIGSPSYLSLPVPYLFIHHTYSPSRPCTTFDQCASDMRSMQKYHQQTNGWSDIGYSFVAGSDGNMYEGRGWNWVGAHTSGYNSKGYGVCFVGDYTSTLPITSAMNMVRYDFTSCAIGRGGLSSAYNLYGHRQGSSTECPGNTLYREIQNWENWESYLP; encoded by the exons ATGGGTTGGCACGTACGCTTGCTTCTTTTTGTGCTTGTGGTGTTTGCTGCCGAAG CCACCACCACAATGCACATAAGGGACTTCATCAAAGCTGTGGAGAGTATTGAAGCTGCGAATCCAGGACTTCAGATGCTCGATGTGGTGAAAGGTCTACGTAAAGTTGCTGGCATTGAAACCGACCTCACCAAGCGTTATCTCGGTGAACTCAGTGATGCCCACAACCTTGCGGCAGATCCATCAGTCATTTCCTACGTAAGCAAGGTCATTAAACACAGACTTTCTCAGGTGGGTAAGGAAGAGGGTGTGGTTCTGACCATAGATGGTTCAAATGTGGCGTTGGCCCCAATGCTCCTCGGTCTTCAGGCTGGGCTGCAGTCCAACTTCCAAGGCCTTTACCCTTTAACTCTGACCGAAAACCTGGTTGCCTCACTTCTACATCATATCAAGAATGAGCAATCCAGCATTCCTTTTGGCACCAGAGGTTTCTGGGATAACATTTCATCACCTAAGATCTACACTCACGAAGATTTGCCCTCATTGGCCACAGACGCCATAATAACTGGTGGTATGGACGGGTTCATTCTCGGGTCGGAGGCTGCCTCATCTAACGTTCGTGAGCAATCACTGAGTGACTTGTTGAAGAGTTACTACAGCCACCAGCCTGACGCCACAGGGTTGAACGCATCGCCCCGTCTGATCAGTCAAAACAGAAGGAAGAACTTCAAACAGCTCGTCAGCTTCTCTTTGATGAAAAGCCAACTGGTCCAGGCTCTAACAGTTCGCCGCAATTTAAATGAGTCTGAGAGGAAGAGGCTGGATGATGTTGTGAACGAAGGGTTTGACAAATTTGTCCATGTCTATGCAA CTTGTCCCAGCATCAAAACGAGGTCTCAGTGGGGCGCTGCAGCTTTTATTGGTTCGCCCTCCTATCTGTCTCTTCCTGTACCATACCTTTTCATCCACCACACATATTCACCCTCCAGGCCTTgcaccacttttgatcaatgtgcCAGTGACATGAGATCCATGCAGAAGTACCACCAGCAAACCAATGGATGGTCTGACATTGGATACAG TTTTGTTGCAGGTTCTGACGGAAACATGTATGAAGGTCGCGGCTGGAATTGGGTTGGTGCCCACACTTCTGGGTACAACTCCAAAGGCTATGGCGTATGTTTCGTTGGAGATTATACCTCCACCCTCCCCATCACAAGTGCAATGAACATGGTGCGGTACGACTTCACAAGCTGCGCTATAGGCAGAGGTGGCCTGTCCTCAGCTTACAACTTATACGGACACAGGCAAGGCAGTTCCACAGAGTGCCCAGGAAACACCCTCTACCGTGAAATCCAGAACTGGGAGAATTgggag AGTTATTTGCCTTGA
- the pglyrp6 gene encoding peptidoglycan recognition protein 6 isoform X2, producing MGWHVRLLLFVLVVFAAEATTTMHIRDFIKAVESIEAANPGLQMLDVVKGLRKVAGIETDLTKRYLGELSDAHNLAADPSVISYVSKVIKHRLSQVGKEEGVVLTIDGSNVALAPMLLGLQAGLQSNFQGLYPLTLTENLVASLLHHIKNEQSSIPFGTRGFWDNISSPKIYTHEDLPSLATDAIITGGMDGFILGSEAASSNVREQSLSDLLKSYYSHQPDATGLNASPRLISQNRRKNFKQLVSFSLMKSQLVQALTVRRNLNESERKRLDDVVNEGFDKFVHVYATCPSIKTRSQWGAAAFIGSPSYLSLPVPYLFIHHTYSPSRPCTTFDQCASDMRSMQKYHQQTNGWSDIGYSFVAGSDGNMYEGRGWNWVGAHTSGYNSKGYGVCFVGDYTSTLPITSAMNMVRYDFTSCAIGRGGLSSAYNLYGHRQGSSTECPGNTLYREIQNWENWESYLP from the exons ATGGGTTGGCACGTACGCTTGCTTCTTTTTGTGCTTGTGGTGTTTGCTGCCGAAG CCACCACCACAATGCACATAAGGGACTTCATCAAAGCTGTGGAGAGTATTGAAGCTGCGAATCCAGGACTTCAGATGCTCGATGTGGTGAAAGGTCTACGTAAAGTTGCTGGCATTGAAACCGACCTCACCAAGCGTTATCTCGGTGAACTCAGTGATGCCCACAACCTTGCGGCAGATCCATCAGTCATTTCCTACGTAAGCAAGGTCATTAAACACAGACTTTCTCAGGTGGGTAAGGAAGAGGGTGTGGTTCTGACCATAGATGGTTCAAATGTGGCGTTGGCCCCAATGCTCCTCGGTCTTCAGGCTGGGCTGCAGTCCAACTTCCAAGGCCTTTACCCTTTAACTCTGACCGAAAACCTGGTTGCCTCACTTCTACATCATATCAAGAATGAGCAATCCAGCATTCCTTTTGGCACCAGAGGTTTCTGGGATAACATTTCATCACCTAAGATCTACACTCACGAAGATTTGCCCTCATTGGCCACAGACGCCATAATAACTGGTGGTATGGACGGGTTCATTCTCGGGTCGGAGGCTGCCTCATCTAACGTTCGTGAGCAATCACTGAGTGACTTGTTGAAGAGTTACTACAGCCACCAGCCTGACGCCACAGGGTTGAACGCATCGCCCCGTCTGATCAGTCAAAACAGAAGGAAGAACTTCAAACAGCTCGTCAGCTTCTCTTTGATGAAAAGCCAACTGGTCCAGGCTCTAACAGTTCGCCGCAATTTAAATGAGTCTGAGAGGAAGAGGCTGGATGATGTTGTGAACGAAGGGTTTGACAAATTTGTCCATGTCTATGCAA CTTGTCCCAGCATCAAAACGAGGTCTCAGTGGGGCGCTGCAGCTTTTATTGGTTCGCCCTCCTATCTGTCTCTTCCTGTACCATACCTTTTCATCCACCACACATATTCACCCTCCAGGCCTTgcaccacttttgatcaatgtgcCAGTGACATGAGATCCATGCAGAAGTACCACCAGCAAACCAATGGATGGTCTGACATTGGATACAG TTTTGTTGCAGGTTCTGACGGAAACATGTATGAAGGTCGCGGCTGGAATTGGGTTGGTGCCCACACTTCTGGGTACAACTCCAAAGGCTATGGCGTATGTTTCGTTGGAGATTATACCTCCACCCTCCCCATCACAAGTGCAATGAACATGGTGCGGTACGACTTCACAAGCTGCGCTATAGGCAGAGGTGGCCTGTCCTCAGCTTACAACTTATACGGACACAGGCAAGGCAGTTCCACAGAGTGCCCAGGAAACACCCTCTACCGTGAAATCCAGAACTGGGAGAATTgggag
- the hspbp1 gene encoding hsp70-binding protein 1, which produces MAEGRSNRHHPHNLQGVLQMAVEAGSASEGPAPQEPMTQERMEFLRGALAEVCKGQTDEVEQMKQCLEVLSRDECRERGSEEDEEEEEDEREEALEMLSELCENLDNARDLMKLGGLELCMSRCLCHSEAGIRWRAAQLIASCAQNMPEVQFYLLNQGALLTLLQLTDHDANSTVRVKALYAVSCLVREQEAGLQDFLSHDGFSVLMRGMQSDSEKLRTKSAFLLLNLLTSHPEHKDTVLSMGMVQQLVSVLRSPHSSVHEHVLGALCCLVEDSPRGVNDCRDPSLGLEELLNQRVQDLKGREESLEELEFCERLRAACFQGQPQEDSGMDR; this is translated from the exons ATGGCTGAAGGCAGAAGCAACAGGCATCACCCCCATAATTTGCAAGGTGTGCTTCAGATGGCTGTGGAGGCCGGTTCTGCTTCTGAAGGTCCAGCTCCTCAAGAACCCATGACACAAGAG AGGATGGAGTTTCTGAGAGGAGCTCTTGCAGAAGTGTGTAAAGGACAGACGGATGAAGTCGAGCAGATGAAACAGTGTTTGGAAGTGCTGAGCAGAGATGAATGCAGGGAGAGAGGGAGTGAGGAAgatgaggaggaagaggaggatgagCGAGAGGAAGCGCTTGAAATGCTTTCTGAGCTCTGCGAGAACTTGGACAATGctagag ATCTGATGAAGCTGGGCGGTCTGGAATTATGTATGTCACGGTGTCTCTGTCACTCCGAGGCCGGGATTCGATGGAGGGCGGCTCAGCTCATTGCCAGCTGTGCCCAGAATATGCCAGAGGTGCAGTTCTACCTGCTCAACCAGGGAGCGCTGCTGACACTCCTACAACTGACAGACCATGACGCAAACAGCACAGTTAGAGTTAAAGCACTTTATGCAGTGTCCT GTTTAGTCCGGGAACAGGAAGCAGGTCTGCAGGATTTCCTATCACATGATGGATTTTCAGTGCTGATGAGGGGGATGCAGTCAGACAGTGAGAAACTGAGAACTAAATCAGCGTTCCTTCTGTTAAACCTTTTGACCAGTCATCCAGAACACAAAG atACAGTGTTGTCTATGGGGATGGTTCAGCAGCTGGTGTCGGTTCTTCGCTCCCCTCATTCTTCTGTACATGAACATGTGCTTGGTGCCCTCTGCTG TCTGGTTGAGGACTCTCCCCGTGGTGTGAATGACTGCAGAGATCCATCTCTTGGGTTAGAGGAACTGCTCAATCAGCGAGTACAGGACCTAAAAGGGCGAGAGGAGAGCCTG GAGGAGCTGGAATTTTGTGAACGTTTACGAGCGGCTTGTTTCCAAGGGCAACCCCAGGAGGACAGTGGAATGGATCGCTGA
- the tufm gene encoding elongation factor Tu, mitochondrial, translating into MAALVGIRACLSALQLTSPSLLHSSYKLCAVPLSRRNFAAESKKVFSRSKPHLNIGTIGHVDHGKTTLTAAITKVLAEAGGARYKTYEDIDNAPEEKARGITINASHVEYTTANRHYAHTDCPGHADYVKNMITGTSQMDGCILVVAATDGQMPQTREHLLLARQIGVEHVVVFVNKADAVEDKEMLDLVELEIRELLTEYGYDGENTPVIIGSALCALENRQPELGVNSIMKLLDVVDNYIPLPKRELDKPFLLPVEGVYSIPGRGTVVTGTLERGMIKKGDECEFLGHNRCFKSVITGIEMFHQSLERAEAGDNMGALVRGLKREDVRRGMVMCKPGSIQPHQKIKAQVYVLSKEEGGRHKPFCTNFMPIMFSLTWDMACIVELLPGKEMVMPGEDTSLILALRQPMALDKGQRFTLRDGNQTIGTGLVTEILPMSEDDKYNWG; encoded by the exons ATGGCTGCGCTCGTAGGTATCCGCGCATGCTTGTCCG CTCTGCAATTGACCTCCCCGAGTTTACTGCACAGCTCTTATAAACTG tgTGCAGTTCCTCTAAGTCGAAGGAATTTCGCAGCAGAGTCGAAAAAGGTTTTCTCTCGTAGTAAACCCCATTTGAACATCGGGACAATTGGTCACGTAGATCACGGCAAAACCACGCTAACCGCCGCCATCACCAAAG TCCTTGCCGAGGCCGGTGGTGCACGTTATAAGACATATGAAGATATTGATAATGCTCCTGAAGAGAAGGCTAGAGGGATCACCATTAACGCCTCACATGTGGAATACACCACCGCCAACAGACACTACGCTCACACCGACTGCCCCGGACATGCTGACTACGTCAAG AACATGATCACAGGCACATCTCAGATGGACGGCTGCATCCTAGTGGTGGCGGCGACCGACGGTCAGATGCCACAGACACGTGAGCACCTCCTGCTGGCGCGGCAGATCGGCGTGGAGCACGTGGTGGTGTTCGTTAACAAAGCCGATGCCGTGGAGGACAAGGAGATGCTGGACCTGGTGGAACTGGAGATCAGGGAGCTGCTCACAGAGTACGGCTACGATGGCGAAAATACACCAGTTATTATTGGATCTGCACTCTGTGCTCTAGAG AACAGACAGCCGGAGCTGGGTGTAAACTCTATTATGAAGCTTCTGGACGTGGTCGATAATTATATTCCTTTGCCAAAGAGAGAGCTGGATAAACCATTCCTGCTGCCCGTAGAGGGAGTCTATTCTATTCCag GTCGTGGTACTGTAGTCACTGGCACGCTGGAGCGAGGAATGATCAAGAAAGGAGATGAATGTGAATTTCTCGGACACAATCGTTGCTTTAAGTCCGTCATCACTG GTATTGAGATGTTCCATCAGTCTCTAGAACGGGCAGAGGCGGGTGATAATATGGGCGCTCTGGTGCGTGGTCTAAAGAGGGAGGATGTGAGAAGAGGCATGGTGATGTGCAAACCTGGGTCCATCCAGCCACACCAGAAGATCAAAGCTCAG GTCTATGTCCTGAGCAAAGAGGAAGGTGGCAGGCACAAACCGTTCTGCACAAACTTCATGCCGATCATGTTCTCTCTCACCTGGGACATGGCTTGTATAGTAGAGCTGCTTCCAGGAAAG GAAATGGTGATGCCGGGAGAGGACACGTCTCTGATCCTGGCCCTCAGACAGCCCATGGCTCTTGACAAAGGCCAGAGGTTCACGCTCAGAGACGGCAACCAAACCATCGGCACAGGCCTGGTCACAGAAATCCTCCCCATGTCGGAGGACGACAAATACAACTGGGGCTGA
- the LOC127163297 gene encoding uncharacterized protein LOC127163297 — protein sequence MNTTVEATTKGFNNVSDSTPNSSQVQNPSNKTESRPDWLLYSVPALAFLIGIVLFTFICKTQRRRNTPTKQRTNTNGHLATYNDFGYTGSASQRNTESAENNKKDETQSYENVEAAIYNNQDKVTYYVSADEDYLNPDAFVEEEMPGPDHNTLQLPSNLTDTDGESYENMEGCLYAQPRKQTQQLASEDEDYINPDEDRKQDLTLDQTDTESYEMMAGPDCVYNNTDFTATNDTEDDSYEQMNGIPVPF from the exons ATGAACACAACAGTTGAGGCCACTACTAAAG GCTTTAACAACGTGTCCGACAGCACACCTAATTCCAGCCAAGTGCAAAACCCCTCAAATAAAACAG AATCTCGACCTGATTGGTTACTCTACTCAGTTCCTGCATTAGCCTTTCTAATTGGGATTGTTTTATTCACATTCATCTGCAAAACACAACGACGCAGGAATA CACCTACAAAGCAGAGGACAAACACAAATGGACACCTAGCCACATACAATGACTTTGG GTACACTGGGAGTGCTTCTCAGAGAAATACAGAGAGTGCTGAAAACAACAAGAAGG ATGAGACACAGTCCTATGAGAATGTAGAAGCAGCTATCTACAACAATCAAGACAAAGTCACATATTATGTTTCTGCAGATGAAG ATTATCTTAACCCGGATGCATTTGTGGAAGAGGAAATGCCAGGGCCAGATCACAACACCCTTCAACTGCCTAGCAATTTGACAGATACAG ATGGAGAGTCGTATGAGAACATGGAGGGGTGTTTATATGCTCAGCCTCGCAAACAGACACAGCAACTCGCCAGTGAAGATGAGG ACTACATCAATCCTGATGAAGACAGAAAACAAGATCTCACTCTGGACCAAACAGACACTG AGTCATATGAAATGATGGCTGGGCCAGACTGTGTATACAACAACACAGACTTCACAGCAACAAATGACACAGAGGatg ATTCATATGAACAGATGAATGGAATCCCAGTCCCGTTCTAG